The Zobellia alginiliquefaciens genome contains a region encoding:
- a CDS encoding BlaI/MecI/CopY family transcriptional regulator — MQLSKTEEELMNILWKQKKAFMKDLLDAYPEPKPATTTVATLLKRMTDKGFVAYKSLGRSREYYPLVKKKDYFTKHVNGLIKNFFNDSPGQFASFFTKETDLSREELEDLRKLIDNEIKKR; from the coding sequence ATGCAGCTTTCAAAAACAGAAGAAGAACTTATGAATATTTTATGGAAGCAAAAAAAAGCTTTCATGAAAGACCTACTAGATGCATATCCTGAGCCAAAACCTGCTACGACCACCGTAGCCACCCTCTTAAAAAGAATGACGGACAAAGGTTTTGTGGCCTATAAAAGTTTAGGGCGTAGCCGAGAGTATTATCCATTGGTTAAAAAGAAAGACTATTTCACAAAACATGTAAACGGACTCATTAAGAACTTTTTTAATGATAGCCCAGGACAATTTGCTTCCTTTTTCACCAAAGAAACCGACTTGAGTAGAGAAGAGCTTGAGGATTTAAGAAAATTGATAGACAACGAAATCAAAAAGCGATAA